In the Quercus lobata isolate SW786 chromosome 5, ValleyOak3.0 Primary Assembly, whole genome shotgun sequence genome, one interval contains:
- the LOC115992581 gene encoding phospholipase A1-Igamma1, chloroplastic-like, which yields MALSTMIYNHLPTTSQPIMNKLPKIHGLAHQQVVRDPPQTKTSNRVSSLTESLSHLLHLHLETPPRTNIHQINWNLYGEEKLSTPTTSPKEVIAQNWHDMHASSNWESLLDPLHTWLRREIIKYGEFAQATYDAFDFDSHSEYCGSCRYNRHKLFETLGLSRNGYKVSKYIYAMSHVNMPQWLQRSKLAETWSKDSNWMGYVGVSDDEETRRIGRRDIVVAWRGTVAPTEWYEDLQRKLEPTGHGDAKVEHGFLSIYTSKNDSTRYNKSSASEQVMKEVTRLVELYREKGEEVSLTITGHSLGGALALLNAYEAASTIPNLPVSVISFGAPRVGNIAFRDELHQLGVKTLRVVIKQDVVPWMPGLVFNESLQKLDDITGTLGWVYTHVGAELKLDVRSSPYLKRGLNWLGFHSLETYLHLVDGFVNTTSTFREEARRDVALVNKACDMLVDELRIPHCWYQLANKGLVCNAHGRWVKPKRDPEDIPSPHMQENINVPALEAGIQTQDVLKPLYSV from the coding sequence ATGGCACTATCAACAATGATCTATAACCATCTTCCTACTACATCTCAACCCATCATGAACAAGCTCCCCAAAATCCATGGCCTTGCCCATCAACAAGTTGTTCGTGATCCACCCCAAACAAAAACATCTAACCGGGTTTCAAGTCTAACCGAGTCACTCTCACACCTCCTCCACCTCCATCTTGAAACCCCTCCTCGTACTAATATTCACCAAATCAATTGGAACTTATATGGTGAAGAGAAACTCTCTACTCCCACAACTTCTCCTAAGGAGGTCATAGCCCAAAACTGGCATGACATGCATGCTTCCTCAAATTGGGAGAGTCTCTTGGATCCTCTTCATACTTGGCTTCGAAGAGAAATCATAAAATATGGAGAATTTGCACAAGCAACATATGATGCTTTTGATTTCGATTCTCACTCGGAGTATTGTGGAAGTTGCCGGTACAATCGTCACAAGTTATTCGAAACATTAGGCCTCAGTAGAAATGGCTATAAGGTCAGCAAGTATATTTATGCCATGTCACATGTAAACATGCCTCAATGGTTGCAGAGGTCAAAATTGGCGGAAACGTGGAGCAAAGATTCCAATTGGATGGGCTACGTGGGGGTTAGTGATGACGAGGAGACACGAAGGATTGGGCGGAGAGATATTGTGGTGGCGTGGCGAGGAACAGTGGCACCAACGGAGTGGTATGAGGATCTGCAAAGGAAGTTGGAGCCAACTGGGCACGGGGATGCCAAGGTTGAACATGGATTTCTTAGTATTTACACTTCTAAGAATGACTCTACTAGGTACAACAAATCTAGTGCCTCAGAGCAAGTCATGAAAGAAGTGACAAGGCTTGTAGAATTGTATAGGGAAAAAGGTGAAGAAGTTAGCCTCACAATCACTGGACATAGCTTGGGTGGTGCATTGGCTCTCCTCAATGCTTATGAAGCTGCATCAACTATTCCTAACCTTCCCGTTAGTGTGATTTCCTTTGGTGCACCAAGGGTTGGCAACATTGCTTTCAGAGATGAGCTTCACCAATTGGGAGTAAAAACCTTGAGAGTAGTAATTAAGCAAGACGTAGTACCTTGGATGCCAGGGCTTGTTTTCAATGAGAGTTTACAAAAACTTGATGATATTACCGGGACATTAGGATGGGTTTACACGCATGTTGGAGCCGAATTGAAACTTGATGTTCGTTCATCGCCTTACCTTAAACGTGGATTAAATTGGCTAGGGTTCCATAGCCTTGAAACATATCTTCATCTAGTGGATGGGTTTGTTAATACTACCTCAACATTTCGGGAAGAGGCTAGGAGAGATGTTGCTTTAGTGAACAAGGCATGTGACATGTTGGTAGATGAACTTAGGATCCCACATTGTTGGTACCAATTGGCCAACAAGGGATTAGTTTGTAATGCTCATGGTAGATGGGTAAAACCAAAGAGAGATCCAGAAGACATACCTTCACCTCATATGCAAGAAAATATTAATGTCCCTGCTCTTGAAGCTGGGATTCAAACACAAGATGTACTTAAACCTTTATATAGTGTTTGA